In Electrophorus electricus isolate fEleEle1 chromosome 10, fEleEle1.pri, whole genome shotgun sequence, the genomic window tgaaggtttttttgttgttgtcatggtCATGTAACTGTTCGTCGTGTCACCATGTAGGTGTGTAAATGTCTTTTAATGggtgagcatgtatgtgtatgcatgttatGTAGGTAAGCTTTGTTTCTGAATTCTTAGCAACAGTCCCTCAGTCACACAGTCAGGGCATGTCCAAGCATGTTTCCTctatcacacagctgtgtgtgtgtgtgtgtgtgtgtgtgtgtgtgtgtgtgtgtgtgtgtgtgtgtgtgtgtgtgtgtgtgtgtgtgtgtgtgtgtgtacgcgcacgcacgcatgtgcatgtgtgcatgtgctgtgtgtgcgcgtatgcacACATTGTTTTTTACACTTAATTTTTCTCCACAGCATTTCAGGCAACTTAAAACCAAATATATTACAGATTTAATAGGTTCTTCTCTAACATtttgtatgcgtgtttgtgtgtgtgtgtgtgtgtgtgtgtgtgtgtgtgtgtgtgtgtgtgtgtgtatgtgtgtgtgtgtagctggttAGCATTGGTTCCTCTTACAACTATGGCAATGAGGACCAGGCAGAGTTCCTGTGTGTTGTCTCCAAGGAGCTTCACAACCATTCCTATGGTAACAACAGCCAACCAAGTGAGAAAGCCAGGGTAAATAGAATGCACATGTAGCATTATCAGTCTTTGCTaatgttttgcatgtgtttttgactGAGCTCATAACTGCACGCCTGTGTTTCCCAGATGCTTCAGGAACGAGGATCTAGAATATGAGCTCCTGAAAGAGCCATGCACTGTAGCATATCAGCTTGCAGCCAGAATATTCCGGAAAAGTGGGGAGGCCGCCGATTCCAGCGCAACGCACCTTTCAGCACAAAGAATGCACACATCAAACTCTCTAGTGCTGAGCCGATTCGCTGTAACCAAGGCTCTGTATGCCATACATTCATTCAAAATTAAAGGTCCTGCACAGTCATCCTGCCCTAGGCATGTGATTTCAGGAAGTCTTTCTCATTCAGTATTGATAGCAAAAAAAGCCAAGCAGTTAGGTTTTGGTAGAGGACATAACTGTCAGATAAATTAGGCTGTTTTCCTGTATAAAACAGCACACTTGtctttcataaaataaaataaaaagtttcattttcatgtatCAGCATAATCCAAAAGGACACAGGGCCACTGTGCAAGACATTTAAACTGGAATACATAGATTTGATGTAAGAGGCTTTAAGCCCACATCTATCTTAAGGGGGGGCTTTAGACTGTTCTGCAGGGCAGAACACGGTGGGTCTGAATCTTAGGGATAGCAAAAGCAAATATGCTTATTCCTCCTTATGGCTGGACTGTCCCGGCAAGCCTCTGTAGCTTCAGTGCTGTAGAACATGAGCCAGTAACAAACCACACCTGAATGCTAATATTtatgatggggaaaaaaattagtCCAGGATTTTGGGGTGGGTGGATAGCTGATtaaactgcatttcatttcCATGTCTAAACAAGAGTAGGCACTGACCAAAAGGAACCTCAACAGGATTTGGAGGTTTATTAAGTTTGTTGATTGGACATTTGCCTCTGCATTGCAGAGTGCATTCTAACCTCAGGGTTAACATGATCTCCATATGATTCAAAAAgggataataataacaattattattagtagtagtactattattattagcagtagtAAGAGTATTAGTGCTTAATCTTTAAAGGGAAGGTACTTTCTACATCTTATCAGTATAAAAAAGCAAGTAtggatggcaaaaaaaaaaaagcaaacaataaaatacaaacaaatataaaagcagGGAGCCGAGACAATCATTTTGTCTTTAATGCATGGCTGTTCACTCGAAGAGCAGACCTCTCTCCAGCTGTCTGACACACATACTGCAGCTGTACTTTGGGCTATAGTTTTTCCTCCAAGACTATTCTCATTACTCTTCTGTACCATATCCTAATCCTATACTCATGTATCGAAGCTTATGTCTGTAACAGAGCCTGGACACGTGAATGATTCCAGTTTCTGAGTCACGTGTGACAGCTCGcatcccctccaccccacccccgtgACACATGTATACAACCTGCCACATTTATACAATCAAACGCACACATGACTGTTATCCtataaagttattttaaacaaatctcTCTGCGTCTCTGTATTTTTCCCGTATTAGAATCCTGTGCCTAGAAAATGTGAGAAACTGCAGCGACTGAACGAAGACAGAATTTTTATGTAATTGTAATATATAGAAGTTTCTCTTGCGCCCTCTTgcgatttttttatttatgcaattATCCACGTTGGTTGATCGTTGCCATAGAGACTTCATCGGGTTCAAACGATGCCAAAGGGTAACTATTGTAAagtaaagccatttttaaaagaaaaaacttgtgtgtttatatgtgtttatattcGCACATCTCTTGTACAATTTGAACGGACTTCGTGTGTCAATATGCGCCAACTTAAAATATTCAGTGGACTAAAGCAATGCCTGTCCTAAATGTTTATAGCAAACAAAAGGGCTGAGAAATTATTACATTCCAGCACATACATTTCCCAAACGTTCAACACTGTACATTGCATTAGTTTCTTGTTTAAGCGAAGAATATAATATACGAAAAATAATTTGGGGTGTTTCTATTCCTTTCAGGCGATATAAGTGCTATACTAGTGGTCCTACTTAGCCTGGTTCAGAACGGATGTCTTTTCGGGAGGGAAACTTCACTGGTTTTGTCCCGAGTCTAGCACGGTTCTAATAGACGGGTCTGGAAGTCACGAAGTAGCCTGGCGTTCACGCGGTAAGGCGATTACCACTGCTCATTTTTTAACGGTCGCAGGGTCGTGTCAGCCAATCATTCGTTCCGTTTTATTTTAATCTCGATCGCCGTCCGCGCGAAATGCGCGCTCGCGTCAAAGGAAGTCTCGTTTCTTTGTCCTGCGCGCTCGTGAATGGCGTTGCTGCGATGTAGTTTCTCGCAAAGTCGATAGAAGCGGTACGTGAACTAATCGTTTAAGGTAGTTTCACGGCCAGCGTTTAAAAGCTGCCACGCAGACTTTTCCGTTATTCGCTAGTCTGAGCTGCAACTGTGTGCCGAGCTACGGGCACTTTTGTGATCTGCGCTAGACGTTTAATCCGTTTTTGTAATGGCTCCCAGGAAGTTAGCATGTTGGCTAGCTAGCGTAATATTTTGCTAGCTGTGGCTAACGAGCTAACGGTAACTTTTGGCGACTTGTGCAGTCAGAATTGAATTGACTGAATGTGGTTTCTAATGTGATTAGTGACTTTTTTTGAGGAGCAAAATTACCCCAGACTGGTGTCATTGTCTTATTGCGTTGTGGGTGAACGTGTGTAGCATATAGCTAGCCAGTTATGCGAGAgtatacaaataaatgaactgcAATTCTGTTACTCCTTATTATTTCTTGGGAAAAGCTACGTTGTTTTCAACAGACATTCCCGTTACATATTGGCTACTAAAGCTGTAATTGGTAACGTAAAAATAACACAGTATTAAAGTTGCTACACGTAGAAACCTATACTAATTGCTCTCCTGTCATTAATCTGATCTTTAAAAGATCATACAGGCAAAGTTAAATGCTAGCTTCATTTCATTAAGAAAGCCACGATTATTTTCTAGACTTTTGTAGAGTGATGTTTGTCTAGTTTACAAACATCAAAAGCTTGATTAATATTCTAGAACCAGTTGTAAGCATGTGTTAATTTCTGACTCTTTCCACcacaggatcagtggtcatgtCTGGCATTGCCCTGAGTCGACTTGCACAAGAGCGCAAAGCATGGCGGAAAGACCACCCTTTTGTGAGTCTCTCTCTAGGTTTTAATTGCCTGACCACTCCACTTATAGACTGAAGTGTATTATGCAATTGTTATGTGTTTATGCGTTCAGCACCAGCAATTTATTTGAGGATGATGCCAGCAAATGTATACAAATCATTGTAGTTGATCTGGTAAGAATTCTCTAGTTTTTTGCCAGTGCTGTATTCCCCTTAATTCACAGGGCACCTAACACTTGTTGGAAGCAGTAAACATGTGTATTTGTCACTCAGAGATGAGCTGTATTGTAATGGTTTCTTCCAGGGCTTTGTTGCGGTACCAACTAAGAACCCCGATGGTACAATGAATCTGATGAATTGGGAATGCGCCATCCCGGGAAAGAAAGGGGTAAGGTTAGCTCACCTACTGGTCACTTTACAAGTTTTAAATGCATCTTGTATAAagccctttctttctctctctttttctgtcaaCTTTTGTATCATTTGAAGACTCCATGGGAGGGTGGGCTGTTTAAGTTGAGGATGCTCTTCAAAGATGACTACCCTTCATCACCCccaaaatgtatgttttacacacacacacagtctctacTTTGTGCTTTGCTTGTTCTTCACAACTGTTAATATAAGCCAACTTGATTGTTTTGCTGGACCCAAAATAGGAAAATTTGAGATtcactcattttaattaatacaaacaaaaacacaggtttTATAATCGCATGTGGTTATAAGCTTCATCATCCCTAGACCAGTGTAGGTGAGACTGTTGGTAATGTGTCTAACctgtctgtctttatctctgtttctgtgtctgtcaggtAAATTTGAGCCCCCGCTCTTTCATCCTAATGTTTACCCATCAGGAACTGTGTGTCTCTCCATTCTAGAGGAGGATAAGGACTGGAGACCAGCTATCACAATCAAACAGGTGACTTGTCTgctttcaacagtattctagacTTCAGTCAGCTCTTCCTGCTGTCACTTGATCACTATGAAATGATCAGTTGCACACCTGGTTCTTGAGCTGCATGTGTCCGACTGCAAGCACCACACTCTTCTTAAAATATCACTAGTGGCGAATGGTGATTTGGCCATGgtgatttttttgggggggtgggggtttgggtTGTTATTTGAATGGGTGCTCTgaatgcacatatgcatgctctTCCAGTCTGTCTCATTGAGTTACACCAGCTTTGtccaatttaaaacatttttggctAAAATACCTTTTTATAAGCTGGTCTCATTAGTGCGATTAAAAAGTAAATCCAGTTCTGGATATGGACTTGAAGAGCTTTGTGCTTGGATTTCTTTTTATAATCAAGTAGTTTGTACTACTcggttccttttttttctcacaggTTTTTagaagtgtttctttttttcatggatttttaaagtgtctgtgtgttggggtttttgttttgttttctttttgtttgttttttttttttctttttgttttgttttttttttgtagattcTGCTGGGCATCCAAGAGCTGTTGAATGAGCCGAACATTCAGGACCCAGCTCAGGCTGAGGCTTACACTATATACTGGTGAGCCAGTTGCACACATGCTCAGGGGCCACCCACAGTACAAAGGGAGTGGGAGGTGTTAACGTGCACGCTGTTGTGTGCTTTCAGTCAGAACAGAGTGGAGTATGAGAAGAGAGTCCGAGCACAAGCCAAAAAATTCTCCCCCTCGTAGACGTGATGGAAGGATGGATTGATGGAGGGAATGTGTCAACACTTTGCagccccccctttttttttttttttttttttttttttttcccctttttcttttttcctctcttctttcccttTCCTTGGACTGAAAGGACTCGTTGTGATGTTGGTGCCATCTGTCCCAAACCCCAGGGCCTGTGCCCCACCTCCACACTCTGATAGGGATGTCACAGCCCCAACTCCCAGAAAGCCTTGCAGGACAGTCCATGCCCACTGTTTATCTTATTAGCCAAAACCCACCAGTCAGAAAaggacttctttttttttcttttttttagtcaAAGTAAACATGATGCGACTTTGGATTGAAGCTCTTAACTTTCCGTGTGTGTAGTGTCCATGTGaacgtgcgtgtgcgcgtgcatgcatgtttcatcttattttaatgttgaatatattttcctatttttgatcatttccctgtgtgtgtgtgtgtgtgtgtgtgtgagcatgcatgtgagGTCAGTAGCTCTGGtcacagatttgtgtgtgtttgtgtggagaagagcagtgCCTCATTATCGAGCACTGAGACCAATCTTGCTGTCGCGCAGTGCACTTGATCTCAGTTTTAAGCTGTTCTAGACGCTAAAATGAGTTCTGGACTCCTAACGCCTTGGAGTCTAACAAGAATGCTGTACGAGTTGATTCGGCCTGGCAGTTTTGCTGTGTCAGTCTGTACAGAATGGCCTCCACACGTCAGCATGCTAATGCAGGTTTAAGTTGTTACATGTTGAATTTGGGATCATTTGAAATGCATCGTCGGATCAAACTGAATTCACCAGatagaattaattttttttctttgttaatggGAACATGTGTCCTGCTCTTATGTTGGTTTTAATAAAACTTTCTATGAAAAAAGTGCTGTCTCTGTTAGACTAGTATGTCAACACCTGCAACATCTGATGGAAAAATTAAAGCATGTTTACCTTTTTTGTAAATTTACAGGTATTCTACTTGTTGGCATCAGTTGCCTGTTTGCCACactgttatttgtgtttggcAGAAATGCAGTGGTCATCACGGGTATGTGTTCCTGTTAGCCAAACTGTGAGGGTGACTGGTAGAAACGCAGTGTATGTTTGCAGTGTGCAAGCAGTATCTCTGCTGTGTATGGATCAGTTTCAGCTGATTCAGTCTGATGGTCTATTGCAAAGACCATGCTATTTTCAGCTTTAGTAGAGGCAAATCAATTAGTTTGAAAAGCTTGATCCTTCTTATTTGGGGCACTTTTCCATCGGCAGGCGTCACgttatttatttgtgcaattTCTGATAgtgttgtgatttttatttaaaataaataaataaatttcagcGTGTGATCCAAAAATTTTCGAAAGAGGACAGTCAGTATAATGgcaaaattaatattaatgagacCCATCCATGGATCTCTGAATAGTAAGACCACTCTCAATATTGAGCCAACTCCTTACACAATTTTATAGAAAACAACTAGCATGTGGGggaaacttttttattttttttaaattaaaaggctaagcatgttaaatgtttttccaaAGAGGATACAGGAGTGAGACATTTAAACATCATACTTTAAACAATTAAATCTCAATATGCTGTTTGACGGTCCAGTTGCATAAAATCGCAAA contains:
- the ube2ib gene encoding SUMO-conjugating enzyme UBC9-A, giving the protein MSGIALSRLAQERKAWRKDHPFGFVAVPTKNPDGTMNLMNWECAIPGKKGTPWEGGLFKLRMLFKDDYPSSPPKCKFEPPLFHPNVYPSGTVCLSILEEDKDWRPAITIKQILLGIQELLNEPNIQDPAQAEAYTIYCQNRVEYEKRVRAQAKKFSPS